In Nostoc sp. UHCC 0926, a single genomic region encodes these proteins:
- a CDS encoding FkbM family methyltransferase, whose amino-acid sequence MSLIKRRLAEFINQLGYEISRKPSFKVVGEIQDAFNEQKRICQILAKDVKVVFDVGANIGQSAAKYRSLFSLATVYSFEPSKSCYNEIVTLAKKDSMIIPFNIALDCELRSSDFYDTGGQTASLLAPSDQVSYFYPETYFEVKRVINVPINTIDNICTVHNVFNIDILKMDTQGTEDKVLIGAENMLKGAHIDLIYTEVSFTEIYNDQVIFYELCGLLSQYGYYLFNLYDFVRGSNGVIVGTDALFLRKELYELVIRTNIGDE is encoded by the coding sequence ATGTCCTTAATTAAACGCAGACTTGCAGAATTTATCAATCAGTTGGGATACGAAATTAGTCGAAAACCTTCCTTCAAAGTAGTAGGAGAGATACAAGATGCTTTTAACGAACAAAAGAGAATTTGTCAAATTTTAGCTAAAGATGTTAAAGTTGTCTTTGATGTTGGTGCAAATATTGGACAATCAGCAGCTAAGTATAGAAGTCTATTTTCTTTGGCAACCGTATATTCTTTTGAACCTTCTAAGAGTTGTTATAACGAGATAGTAACTTTAGCTAAGAAAGACTCAATGATAATTCCTTTCAATATTGCTCTGGATTGTGAATTAAGAAGTAGCGATTTTTATGATACAGGTGGTCAAACTGCTTCACTTCTAGCACCATCAGATCAGGTGTCTTACTTCTATCCAGAAACTTACTTTGAGGTAAAGCGCGTAATAAATGTTCCTATCAACACGATTGATAACATATGCACAGTCCATAATGTGTTTAATATTGATATTCTTAAAATGGATACTCAGGGGACAGAAGACAAGGTATTAATTGGTGCTGAGAATATGCTTAAAGGCGCTCATATTGATTTAATTTATACTGAAGTGTCTTTCACTGAGATTTATAATGATCAGGTTATCTTTTATGAGCTTTGCGGCTTACTGAGTCAATATGGTTATTATCTTTTTAATTTATATGACTTTGTTAGAGGTTCTAATGGTGTGATAGTCGGTACTGATGCACTTTTTCTAAGAAAAGAACTATATGAACTTGTTATTAGAACTAACATAGGAGATGAGTGA
- a CDS encoding FkbM family methyltransferase gives MQIVKVLKPLVDRFPSLAQMYRISRDRQFLSETPKDTPMGFKFSGDPVMQQGLFETREWNVAVKCLEKVDVFINIGANIGYYCCLALKLGKYVFAFEPIDLNVQYLTKNISANKWDESIEIFPLALSNKVGLVDIYGGAKGASLVKGWMGIPEHYVRTIPTTTLDNILCDRLSGKQCFVLIDVEGAEKNVLEGATKHLLLKPKPIWMVEIATKEHQPQSIKINPNLIATFDFFWKTGYECFTADGLFRRISKHEVVEVSETGYDNWSVHNFLFMDESIANQIRNTL, from the coding sequence ATGCAAATAGTCAAAGTTTTGAAGCCGTTAGTTGATCGGTTTCCAAGTTTAGCACAGATGTATCGAATCTCGCGAGATAGACAATTTCTTTCAGAAACACCCAAAGATACACCAATGGGTTTCAAATTTTCTGGTGATCCAGTTATGCAACAAGGACTATTTGAGACTAGAGAATGGAATGTCGCAGTCAAATGTTTAGAAAAAGTAGATGTTTTTATTAATATCGGTGCAAACATTGGCTATTACTGTTGTCTAGCTCTAAAGTTAGGTAAATATGTTTTTGCTTTTGAACCAATTGATTTGAACGTACAGTATCTTACTAAGAATATCAGTGCTAACAAATGGGATGAGAGTATCGAGATTTTTCCACTTGCTCTAAGTAATAAAGTGGGTCTAGTAGATATTTATGGTGGTGCGAAAGGAGCATCGTTGGTCAAGGGGTGGATGGGGATACCGGAGCACTATGTCAGGACTATTCCTACTACAACCCTAGATAATATTCTGTGCGACAGGCTTTCAGGTAAACAATGTTTTGTTCTAATAGATGTTGAAGGTGCAGAAAAAAATGTATTAGAAGGTGCAACCAAGCACTTATTACTAAAACCCAAACCCATTTGGATGGTAGAAATTGCAACTAAAGAGCATCAGCCTCAGAGCATTAAGATCAATCCAAATCTTATTGCCACCTTTGATTTTTTTTGGAAAACCGGTTACGAATGCTTTACTGCAGATGGATTATTTCGTAGAATTTCCAAACACGAGGTTGTCGAGGTTAGCGAAACTGGTTATGATAACTGGTCAGTACATAACTTCTTGTTTATGGATGAAAGTATAGCTAATCAAATACGAAATACTTTATAG
- a CDS encoding glycosyltransferase family 2 protein yields the protein MISAVLVTYNRAERLRLAIQDILNQSFADFELIICDDCSPDHTKEICEEFSAKDNRIHYVRRDRNLRMPHNLNEGIRIAKYEYVAILHDADRYEPELFALWYEALDKYPNVAFAFYQHTTINDTEKIVRICKEPFEGVVSGKYLLRQIFFRRWGFDSPVFGIAIGRKSLFEKLGMFNSIYGFYADVDMWMSLLHDWDAFYVAKPVVRSYLETRQFDDNTWKISSMIKEMHLKHREIEFSQSGWLRLTIERFIYYVYSYIVNIYYLLLNYKHKDLDNLVLAKNFLKKDTFLLLPFWLILIVLYPFRGILNFSSYIPSKNNLALREKVDK from the coding sequence ATGATTAGTGCTGTTCTTGTTACATATAATCGTGCAGAAAGACTGAGATTAGCAATACAAGATATTCTGAATCAATCTTTTGCAGATTTTGAACTTATTATTTGTGATGATTGCTCACCAGATCATACAAAAGAAATTTGTGAAGAATTTTCTGCCAAAGATAATCGGATTCATTATGTTAGACGCGATCGCAATTTAAGAATGCCTCACAATCTTAACGAAGGTATCAGAATAGCAAAATATGAATATGTTGCTATTTTACATGATGCTGATAGGTACGAGCCAGAACTGTTTGCTCTATGGTACGAGGCATTAGACAAATATCCCAATGTAGCATTTGCTTTTTATCAACATACAACCATTAATGACACTGAAAAAATTGTCCGCATATGTAAAGAGCCATTTGAAGGAGTAGTATCAGGTAAATATCTACTACGTCAGATATTTTTTCGTCGTTGGGGATTTGATTCACCCGTATTTGGTATTGCGATAGGCCGAAAATCACTATTTGAAAAATTGGGAATGTTTAACTCAATATATGGCTTTTATGCCGACGTTGATATGTGGATGTCGCTTCTCCATGATTGGGATGCATTTTATGTTGCAAAACCTGTTGTCCGAAGCTATTTAGAAACTCGACAGTTTGATGATAATACCTGGAAGATCAGTTCGATGATAAAAGAGATGCATCTCAAGCATCGGGAAATTGAGTTTTCTCAATCTGGTTGGTTACGCCTAACTATCGAACGATTTATCTATTATGTTTACTCATACATAGTTAACATATATTATCTTTTGCTAAATTATAAGCATAAAGACTTGGATAATCTAGTTTTAGCTAAAAATTTTCTTAAAAAAGATACCTTTCTTTTACTTCCTTTTTGGTTAATTCTGATTGTTTTATACCCTTTTAGAGGGATACTTAATTTTTCCAGTTATATTCCCAGTAAAAATAATTTAGCGCTCAGAGAGAAGGTAGATAAATAG
- a CDS encoding CgeB family protein gives MSTQLLLIGNTSSPGQIGEILLRAANNLNCCVETVDNHWLSYAPSMKSLWGRLIFKVLGKRPLEWMQLNRKVVHLIQKQKPDIVLVVGVFPLSKDVFNICKAVNAKTVNYLTDYPWNRFHYSRTYIENLKSYDLVASTKSQILLQLNQHGVNCVKFLPFGFDPYIHYPPEEVTSEQKEFFDADVAFIGTGDSERLIYLNALTLLKNWKLKIYGGLWEGIPLKNWAVNPIVLSDKFRLATYCSRLTLGIVRKRNKDESTMRTFEIAACGGCGIYEDTSEHRKILSGYPEYGFFSSAEDLANKCKWLLDHPIEREQMRKLGIQFLVKESNTYTARLKTILQWCTQD, from the coding sequence GTGAGTACACAACTACTTCTTATTGGTAATACTTCAAGTCCTGGACAAATTGGGGAAATATTACTTCGAGCAGCTAATAATCTTAACTGCTGTGTGGAGACAGTAGATAATCATTGGCTTAGTTATGCCCCCTCTATGAAATCATTATGGGGAAGGCTTATTTTTAAAGTTTTAGGGAAACGCCCGCTTGAATGGATGCAGCTAAATCGTAAAGTCGTACATCTAATTCAAAAACAGAAACCAGATATAGTGCTTGTAGTGGGAGTATTTCCTCTTAGTAAAGATGTATTTAATATATGTAAAGCAGTTAATGCTAAAACCGTTAATTATTTGACTGACTATCCGTGGAACCGATTTCATTACAGTCGTACATATATTGAAAATCTCAAAAGTTATGATTTAGTTGCTAGCACTAAGTCACAAATATTACTACAGTTAAATCAACATGGTGTTAATTGCGTAAAATTTTTGCCATTTGGCTTTGATCCTTATATACACTACCCGCCAGAAGAAGTAACTTCCGAACAGAAAGAGTTCTTTGATGCTGATGTTGCATTCATTGGTACTGGAGACTCTGAAAGACTTATTTATCTAAATGCTCTTACACTCTTGAAAAATTGGAAGCTGAAAATTTATGGAGGCTTATGGGAGGGAATACCTCTAAAAAATTGGGCAGTGAATCCAATAGTCCTAAGCGATAAATTTCGTCTCGCAACCTATTGCTCAAGGCTAACCCTGGGTATTGTTAGAAAACGTAATAAAGATGAGTCAACTATGAGAACATTTGAAATAGCTGCCTGTGGTGGATGTGGTATTTACGAGGATACCTCGGAACATCGGAAAATTTTGTCCGGCTATCCCGAATATGGATTCTTCTCTTCAGCTGAAGACCTAGCAAATAAATGTAAGTGGCTCTTGGATCATCCAATAGAAAGAGAGCAAATGAGGAAACTAGGCATCCAGTTTCTAGTTAAAGAATCAAACACTTATACTGCTAGATTGAAGACTATTTTACAATGGTGCACTCAGGATTAA